AAAAGATACTTTTACTTCGAGAAGCTCTGGAGGTTTTGGGGCTCTTTTAAGGCCATATTATCATAGTAGAGTTGTGATGTTAATACTGGCAATTTGCACTTTAATGGTTCAATCTCCGCTTGTCTAACCACGTTTATAAAATTATTTGTGAAAGCTCTGAACCACTGTTATGACTAACGGTTTACTAGTACCCAGCCATATAAATGGGACCAGGTAGGACAGAACTTTTTGATGATTTGATTAATATGTGCACCTAGGACTGTACTGGGGAGTCTGAATAATAACTGAGTatgctaaaaaaaattgtgtgcaTTTTCTTTACATTGTCACCCTATTTCAATAATCATATTGGCGATTTGTATATGAAAAAGTCATTTTTATTAAGAAATAGTGTAATGTTACTGAATTAGAACTCCTCTATCTCTTACCCAGTTTTAGCAAAGTTCGCCCAATACCGCATTATCTGTAAGGTCATCTTCACTTCGTCATCTGTCACAGACCAATTCATGTCATCCATAAACACAAAACCGAACACATACTGTAGTTCTTCCCCGTGAGATGCTTTCATCCATGTAACATTAAGGATGGTGGGTCAAGTAATACAAATATACGTTCTGGTTGGCATTTGAATACGCATGCGCCATTTCACTGGTTGGGCACGAAACAGATTCATCAGTGTACAGTTGATTTAATATTTCTGCAAAGTTGATATTTTCCCAGTTGGTATACTATTATTGTGCAATATCTTTGAGCAAATCGTTTCCTTTAACAGTGAACACAACACTTGGGTACACAGCATCGAACGTTTGTTCGTCCACGAGAACTTCACTCATAGTACGCATGTGCGGGAAGAAGAGATATAAAATGAATGTTCCTTCGTCTTTCGTTGAACCGAGCATTATGTCACATTTTTTAAACGTTTGTTCATTCAGTGTCGTTCTTACATCCTCTCGTAAAAATATACCATCTACATTTACGATGAACGGGAACAGAGTGTAGGCTTCCCCTGTTATTTCCGAAATGAGATTCTGAAAATGAGCAAAATCATATATTTGGTATGATTGCGTTAGTAGGAAGACGCATGTTCAGATAAAAGATAGCTTCAAGTCGCATACTTACCAAGAATTTGCAAAATACGTATATACCGTAATGTCATCCAATATCACAGTGTCACGCATGATCACGTAGCTACACTACTTCAATGAATAGATGGTAGGCATGGATATGAGCCCAGAGACTTGATGTTACTACATCACACATTCAAATAGAAAGCTTCTTAACACCAAGAAAAGTCTCCGAACTATACGGATAGAAACAGTTCAAATAAGGAAATCTATAATAAGGAAATCTAACATGTGTTCCGCGTTACGTTGGtaactaaataaaatatttatctttaGCTTGACCCGTCTTTGATTCTATGAGTGTTATCGGGGGTACTACTCACCATATCCAGACTTGGTCCGATGAATTTTTCTGCAGGTACTGTCTGAAGGCAGGTTACGAGTTCTTTGCTCGACTTTCTATCGCAACCAAGCACTTCACCGAGTGCATGTGCCCTCTTGTTTGCCACATCCTTATCATGAATCACAGTCCAGGAAGATGTTGGTGAACCACTCTAGGTTTTTATTTTAAGAATACACATATGTCAatcaagaaatgaaaaataaaaattttggaCAACGTTATCAGTATAGGCCACAGACTATTCATTTTTAAAGTATATGTTGTCACAAATGAAAGTTTGTACGGTGACACAGTTTTTAGATTATCCGTTGTGCAAGTGTCGGTACAATACAAGCTAGATACCTCAAGTATAATACGTTTACAAGATGTGAATAAGATCTAGCGAAAACAAAATTGagtaaaattaatgaaattatatatttgaagTAACTGGTTACCTGCATTATTGCCCTATGAAATAAACCTGTCGACAAAGGTGACATCAAGTGAAATCCAACAGATACACTTCCTGAACTTTGACCAAAGATTGTTACTCTCTGTGGGTCTCCACCAAAGACTGGAATATGAAGAATTAATATTAAGTGAACGCATGCAATACTAATCTATACTGATCGATAACAGACATGACATGTCTgaataaaaattaaacaaaaagataaCTTATCGTTTGaatgaactttgtgaagaagaTTTTATTGTCttcacgtgtgtgtgtgtgtgtgtgtgtgtgtgtgtggcggggggggggggttgtttgatggttggttggatggatggatggatggacggacggatggatggatgcagggctctggatggatggatggatggatggacggatggatcaGATGGATGGAGAGATGGATGGATGCAGGGATGCAGAActctggatggatggatggagggatgcATCAATTCATACATACCTGCAATGTTTTCCTTCACCCATTCTAATGCTAACAACTGATCAAACATGCCAGCATTGCCTGGAACTACATCATCACCTGGAagataattacatttgtatacttcaAGATTTATAGAACGTGAAAAAACTTGGTAAGCTTATGTGACTCTCAGAGCAGTGTGAGACACTAAACCATATCAGTTGGTAATAGATAGACGACAGAGACTTTGTATTCAGCAATAAATGAGTAAAAATGGCTCGAGTCTTCGACTAGGTTGGCACCTCATTTggctttttcaagaagtttgaatGATGAACTGATATGACGTATATGAATTTGAGTTGtgtctactacatgtattagcTAAATTGAAAGAAAGTTATTACGCATTTAATTAAGGCAGTTGGTGGACGAtcttcatcagaatgacaatttCCATATAGTTACAAATGTAAAGCTGACTGTACACTGGAGTAGAATCGTCACATAGCTGAATACTTCAATGCAACGATAACGTCGACTGGAACTACTGTAAGATGTTTCTGTTATATTGACAACGCCCAACATGTCATTCATGGTGAAAATCAAGGAGTGGGACTCTCGACATCAGAGGTAGCCAGAGCATTGTTATGGTATCTTTAAAAGTAATACAGAGACGTTCCATCGATTTATCTAATATTTAACATCTACTGATCGTGCATACTGCCACTCAGATGTCAGTTGTATTACACTTCGTAATTATGTTAGTGTAACCCTTGTACATGTAACTCACTTGAACTACCAAGCTGGTGGAAAGTTTCAATCTAATTGAAATAATGTTTTGCAACAAAATTGCTTTATTGAAATGATCCAAGATTCACATTCTGACCTTTAGTTGTGTAGACTTCCTGATTTCAGAATTGGTTGcttgaaaatttaatttctGACGACTTGCTTTTCAGAATGACGAGTCTACGACCTT
The genomic region above belongs to Glandiceps talaboti chromosome 8, keGlaTala1.1, whole genome shotgun sequence and contains:
- the LOC144439326 gene encoding acetylcholinesterase-like, whose protein sequence is MAALLNDVTLFIFTVIIAKSSFSRANPSVELQVGTLLGNAVEFNKVGIHRTVHVYKGIPFAEPPIRDRRFLAPEQKRQWRGEWDATYYRAACVQNTGKNLDLITITESTDEDCLYLNVFTSQTQSGPAVAVMAWFHGGGLLSGSSSMPYYNGVPLAAIADVIVVTVNYRLGALGFLSTGDDVVPGNAGMFDQLLALEWVKENIAVFGGDPQRVTIFGQSSGSVSVGFHLMSPLSTGLFHRAIMQSGSPTSSWTVIHDKDVANKRAHALGEVLGCDRKSSKELVTCLQTVPAEKFIGPSLDMNLISEITGEAYTLFPFIVNVDGIFLREDVRTTLNEQTFKKCDIMLGSTKDEGTFILYLFFPHMRTMSEVLVDEQTFDAVYPSVVFTVKGNDLLKDIAQ